The window ACCGATGACTTCACCGTTGAACACCATGACTTTGATCCCGAGGCTGCCGTAAGTGGTTTCGGCGCGGGCGGTGCCGTACTCGATGTCGGCGCGCAGGGTGTGCAGCGGCACGCGGCCTTCACGGACGGTTTCGGTGCGGGCCTGTTCGGCGCCGCCGAGGCGTCCACCCAGGACGATCTTGACGCCACGGGCGCCCGACTCCATGACGCGCTGGGCGGCCTGTTTCATGGCGCGGCGGAACGCGAAGCGGCGTTCGATCTGCTCGGCAATGCGCAGAGCGACCAGGGGAGCGCTGATGTTGGGGTTGGGGATCTCGGCGACGTTCACGGCCACCGTACCGGCCGACACCAGGCGCTCGATGTCACCGCGCAGTTCCTTGATGCTCTCGCCGCCCTTACCGATCACCACGCCGGGCTTGGCGGCGCTGATGATCACGTTGACCTGCTGGCCGGCGCGCTCGATCTCGATACGGGCCAGACCGGCGGCGACCAGTTTCTTGCTCACGAGTTTACGGATCTTCTCGTCTTCTTTGAGCAGGGTGGCGTACTGTTTTTTACCGGCGTACCAGCGGCTGTTCCAGCCACGGGTGATGCCGAGGCGGAAGCCGTTGGGGTTAATTTTGTTGCCCATTATTTGGCTCCCTTCTCGGCGACAATAATCGTGATGTGGCTGGTGCGCTTCTTCAGGATGTTGGCGCTGCCACGGGCGCGGGGAATCAGGCGCTTGAGGGTCGGGCCGGCGTCCACGTACGCTTCTTTGATGTACAGGCGGTCTTCTAGCATGTCATCGTTGTGCAGGGCGTTGTGCTTGGCGCTGTTCAGCACCTTGGCGACCGGCTCAGAAGCGCTGCGGGGAATGAAGCGCAGCAGGTCTTCGGCGTCCTGAACGCTCTTGCCGCGAATCACGTCGACGACCAGTCGCACCTTGCGGGGCGACATGCGGACGTACTTGGCGACGGCGAAACCGGGCTTGCGGAGTTTGACCTCCTGCTTGCGCTGCTTCTTGTTGCGCACGCCTGCCGCTTCGTTCTTGCGGCTGGCAGTCTTGAGTTGGGCGGTGTCGGAAGCGGTCATTTCTTCTTGCTCCCCTTGGCGTTCTTGTCCGCGCCGTGGCCGCGGTAGGTGCGGGTGGGCGAGAACTCGCCGAGCTTGTGGCCGATCATCTGCTCGTTCACGAACACCGGCACGTGCTGCTTGCCGTTGTGGACGGCGATGGTGTGGCCGATCATCTCGGGAACGATGGTGGAGCGGCGGCTCCAGGTCTTGATGACTTTCTTGGTGCGGGCTTCGTTCTGAGCGTCCACCTTCTCCAGGAGGTGATCATCCACGAACGGGCCTTTCTTCAGGCTACGAGGCATATCTCAGCCCTCCTTTACTTGCGACGGGTGACGATGAAACGGTCAGAAATCTTGCGTTTCTTGCGGGTCTTGAGGCCCTTGGTGGGCTGGCCCCAGGGGGTGACGGGCACGCGACCGGCGCTGGTGCGGCCTTCACCACCGCCGTGGGGGTGATCCACGGGGTTCATGGCGCTGCCGCGCTGGTGCGGTTTGCGGCCCAGCCAGCGGCTGCGACCGGCTTTACCGATCACGATGTTCTTGTGCTCGCTGTTGCCCACGACGCCGATGGTGGCGTAGCACTCGCTGTGAATGCGGCGCAGTTCGCCGCTGGGCAGGCGCAGGATCACGTAATCGCTTTCCTTACCCTGAACGCTGACGCTGGTACCGGCGCTGCGGGCCAGTTGGGCGCCTTTACCGGGCACCAGTTCGACGCTGTGTACCACCGCACCGACCGGCACGAAACGCAGGGGCAGGGCGTTGCCGAGTTTGGGTTCGGCTTCGGGGCCGGCGTTCACGCTTGCGCCCACAGTCAGGCCTTCGGGAGCCAGGATGTAACGCTTCTCGCCGTCGGCGTAGTGCAGCAGGGCAATGCGGGCGCTGCGGTTGGGATCGTACTCGATGGCGGCGACCTTGGCGACCACGCCAGCCTTGTCACGGCGCTTGAAGTCGATGATGCGGTAGAGCTTCTTGTGGCCCCCGCCGATGAAGCGGCTGGTGATGCGGCCACGGTTGTTGCGTCCGCCGCTCTTGGGCTTGGCTTCGGTCAGCGCCTTCTCGGGGCGCTTCTTGGTCAGTCCACTGAAGTCCGCCGTCGTCATCTGGCGACGACTGGGGGTGTAGGGACGGTATTTCTTGACGGC is drawn from Deinococcus fonticola and contains these coding sequences:
- the rpsC gene encoding 30S ribosomal protein S3, producing the protein MGNKINPNGFRLGITRGWNSRWYAGKKQYATLLKEDEKIRKLVSKKLVAAGLARIEIERAGQQVNVIISAAKPGVVIGKGGESIKELRGDIERLVSAGTVAVNVAEIPNPNISAPLVALRIAEQIERRFAFRRAMKQAAQRVMESGARGVKIVLGGRLGGAEQARTETVREGRVPLHTLRADIEYGTARAETTYGSLGIKVMVFNGEVIGGKTESYARPQRRDERGERREAAAGDRPNRRRPTARRRTGGE
- the rplV gene encoding 50S ribosomal protein L22: MTASDTAQLKTASRKNEAAGVRNKKQRKQEVKLRKPGFAVAKYVRMSPRKVRLVVDVIRGKSVQDAEDLLRFIPRSASEPVAKVLNSAKHNALHNDDMLEDRLYIKEAYVDAGPTLKRLIPRARGSANILKKRTSHITIIVAEKGAK
- the rpsS gene encoding 30S ribosomal protein S19, translating into MPRSLKKGPFVDDHLLEKVDAQNEARTKKVIKTWSRRSTIVPEMIGHTIAVHNGKQHVPVFVNEQMIGHKLGEFSPTRTYRGHGADKNAKGSKKK
- the rplB gene encoding 50S ribosomal protein L2 → MAVKKYRPYTPSRRQMTTADFSGLTKKRPEKALTEAKPKSGGRNNRGRITSRFIGGGHKKLYRIIDFKRRDKAGVVAKVAAIEYDPNRSARIALLHYADGEKRYILAPEGLTVGASVNAGPEAEPKLGNALPLRFVPVGAVVHSVELVPGKGAQLARSAGTSVSVQGKESDYVILRLPSGELRRIHSECYATIGVVGNSEHKNIVIGKAGRSRWLGRKPHQRGSAMNPVDHPHGGGEGRTSAGRVPVTPWGQPTKGLKTRKKRKISDRFIVTRRK